In a genomic window of Acidobacteriota bacterium:
- a CDS encoding type II toxin-antitoxin system HicB family antitoxin: MMNQYLIVIEKGERNYSAFSPDVLGCVATGKTIEKTVEEMKAALRLHLSEMVKDGETLPTPKGIAFHLTESQKTEEPFLEVGDYLTYIPIEVVLPDDVSIAA, translated from the coding sequence GTGATGAACCAATATCTGATTGTGATTGAAAAAGGAGAGCGGAATTACTCGGCCTTTTCGCCTGATGTGTTGGGGTGTGTTGCCACTGGAAAAACGATTGAAAAAACGGTTGAAGAAATGAAAGCTGCGCTCCGGTTGCACCTTTCGGAAATGGTAAAAGATGGTGAAACACTACCGACACCAAAAGGGATTGCCTTTCACCTTACCGAAAGCCAAAAAACCGAAGAGCCATTTTTAGAAGTCGGCGACTATCTGACCTATATTCCCATTGAAGTCGTGCTGCCCGATGACGTTTCAATTGCAGCTTGA
- a CDS encoding type II toxin-antitoxin system HicA family toxin has translation MKVKEIIKIIEADGWFLAKTEGSHRQFKHPLKPGKVTVAGKLSDDLLKKTENSILRQAGLK, from the coding sequence ATGAAAGTCAAAGAAATCATTAAGATTATCGAAGCCGATGGTTGGTTTTTAGCAAAAACTGAAGGCAGTCACCGCCAATTTAAACATCCACTCAAACCAGGAAAAGTGACTGTGGCAGGAAAACTCAGTGACGACTTGCTCAAAAAAACCGAGAATAGCATTTTAAGACAAGCAGGTTTGAAATAA